ACATTGTTACTCTTGCCGAGAAAGCGACTGGATCAATGGCAAACAACAAAATCCCCAATGAGAAGCAGCCCGGCGAAAATCCGGAAGGTAAGTACCATTACAATCCGGGAAACATGGCTGGAAAAAAGCCCGGAGACGCGGAGCAGACTGACGAAAATCGGGACACCCCGGCTCGGCACAAAGAAAAGCCCGCCGGATAGGCCCGGCACCGCTCGCGACTTTGCCTTCGTCGGACGCGGAAGGAATCTGAAAGACCAATTGAGTCAGCCTTCCGAGAATCGGCTCATCGCAAGACGCGCGTCCGACGATGAGCCATCCCGGGTGGATGGCGCAAGCTGAGGGGTCAGTATCGCGCCACAGACCAATATGACAATCTCACGATGAGAGAGTCGTTCCTGTCAGATTGTCCGCCTCTGCCTCGGTTAGGGAAGAACTCAGCTGCTGGGCCTGATGCCGCGATAGGATCTATGGCTGGTGTGCTGTCGCTTTTAAGGAGCTATTCATATGAAAATGCCTGTTCACTCAATTGAAGAGCCCGAGCCGAGAGCACCACGTGCTGACAGACTGCCGACGGAGGGATTCGTGATCATCGTCGACGGGCATTTCAAGCCGATGCTTGATACTGCGGAAGCTGCCGAGTCGTCGGGTCGCGCACTTAAGTCGACTTACCCGATGCTCAAGATCGAAATCTATGACGCCGTGACAAAGGCCCGAACCTTATTGGGCTGAGAATCAACTCTCCCCGATAAGTGTCTTCGCTGCGCGCGAGCTCGGCGGTTAGAGACATGCAGGAGGAGGTACAGTCGGCTCAAACAGCCGCTGCATCTTTCGGACGATCTGACCGCCAAACGCCGCGCAACGAGCCGTTGCCCGGCATCACGGTTCAGACAAAACAGTTGGCCGCGCCAACTGGAACTGGAGCCATTGTCCGGCGCCCTCTCCGGTTGATCAGCTCAATACGAGCTTGACCTGCCCGCCCTCAACGGCCCCCGCCGCGAGAGCGTCGCGCGCCATCTTTTCGATGGCCGGCCAATTTGAGAGAAGGTACTTCTGCGCCTGCGCTTTCGTTGGGTAAGCGGTTTGCAAAACGCAGGTCTGACGCGCGTTTCCATTCGCGATCTGGAAGGATACTTGTTGGGGTCCTTCCTGAACCTCTCGCTCGGTGGGCTCGGGAAACTTGCGCATCTTGCTCCTTCACTGGTTGTCGAAAGACTTCGCTCGCATGGACTGAACGCCACGTTACGATGACTGTCCAAGCCTAATCGACGCAAGCCGCTGCCCGTGGCCCTCACGTCTTACGACGGGCCTTGGTCCCAAGTCAGTTACGGACGTATTACGAACCGCATCTGTCAGCATTTGACGGAGTTCAGCCTTCGTCTTGTGCGGTTGCCGCGCGCTGGATTTTTGCCATTTGGTCATTCATCTCATATGGGGACGCCGGCAAAAGATGCCACTTTTTCGTTCAAGCTGGATTCCGACGGCGACGAGCGGCGTAGGGAAACCGGCTGCGCGCACATTGCGAAGCGCCATCTTCCTTGCGTTCTAAAAAACAAACCCGCAGCCGTTAAACCGGTCGCGGGTTGCGAAGCCAGAGGCCCTGCCAGTACATCCGTGGTCAAAGCAGCATGGCATCCTATGCACGCTTACGCGACGCGCAGATTCTCTGCTGCGGACTTGCCGGTCCGGCGGTCAGCAACGACGTCGAAGGACACCTTTTGTCCTTCATCGAGACCGCTCATGCCGGCGCGTTCAACCGCGCTGATATGAACGAAGACGTCTTGGCTTCCTTGGTCTGGTTGAATGAAGCCGAAGCCTTTTTGGCCGTTAAACCACTTCACAGTTCCCGTATTCATGGGTGATCTTCCTTTGGGATAGATGTTCGGAGCCGCGCTCGAGCGCGCAGCAAGCTAAGCGAGATCTGGAGGGAGGTCGTCAGTCAGGCGCGCTTTAAGCGGCAAGGCCAAGTCGTTCGGCCGAAACTCGATAATTACCAAATGGCTATTGCTTGTTCGTTCCGCAAGTGGCCGTGGTGAGGGAAAGCCCGTGTTACTGCAAACACAAGGGGAGCTGGCAGTGGCCCCTTACGGGTCAAGCACACGCGCTGTCCGCCGATCTGCTGACAGCCGGACTCTCGAAGGGAACAAAGGGTGAGAAGGCGGTTTGAATCTGGCGGCAGAACCAGGAGACTGGGAGCCGCGAAGAAAAGCCGTTCGGTGTAACGCCCGGCGGCTTTTGTTTGATGGGCATCTCTCGATGCCTGTGACGTGTCGTCCCCCGACGCAAGCAAGGGCACCGAGTTGAGAGCACCTCACTGGGTTCTGCATGTCCAAGCGACCTCGCCGCACTTTTCCTCTGTGCGCAACCAGGACGGAGGAACACTCCGCCCCCAGTCGGTTTGGCTCCCCAAGCAGCATTGTTGTGATGCGGTGCTTTAACACTCGCGCGAATCGGAATTGGCATGGCTTCCGTCATATTGGGGCTGAACAGATACTTCGCATTGATCGAGCGTCGAGTGCCCACGAAAGTGGGGACTTTCATTCGCTGGCTGCGAGAGCCATCCAAATTCTGGATCCGTGTCATTGTCGCGGGGATATTAATTCTCGGGGGCATCTTCAGCTTCTTGCCCCTCTTCGGCCTCTGGATGCTCCCCCTTGGACTTCTTCTTATCGCGCAGGACATGCCGATCCTGCAAAAACCTCTCCTTGCCGTGTTGCGTTGGATCGAGATGAAATGGAAGCGGCTCAGGCGACGTTTCAGAACGAGGCCGCGGCCAATTGTGGCGAAGCAACCGGAATGACGCGACCGCTCCGCCCGCGGCTCTCCGTATTTGGAACGTTGTGGTTAAGCCGGGCTTGGTCCGGCAGGAGGTCATCATGACCAAGACATCAGACCACGGCATCATGCGCGTCCGCGGAGAAGATCAGCCGGCAGACAAGGAGCGGGCGCAACTGGCTCAAAAGATTGAGCTCGGCCATACACCGCCCGTGATCAAGGAAGAGGCGAACGACCGGGACTGAACGCAATGATCGTGAGCCGGCGCGCGGGGCCTGCCAGCAGGATCCGCGCGCAACATCATGCTGCTTTCTGATGCTGCTCGAACGCAGCGACCTCCCGTTCCTTCATTCGGGAGCCGGTAATCCGGGTGTGGACAGCCATTCGCTGATTTGAGCCCCGGTCTCCGCCTGCCGAGCTTTGCGGATGGTTTGTTCCCGCTCAACACCTGGCGGAAGCGATTTTGCCTTTTGACGAAGGGCTCGCCCATGCTCGGCTAGGCGTTCTTCAAAGGAGGTGGTTTGGTTGATTCGGCGTCGCTGCATAGCGTGCTCCTTTTCCCAGGGAAGGCGGGAGCGCGACAGCGTTCTCATCACCGACAGATACCGAGGGCCGCGCGGCGATGCATCAAGCGTAGCAATTTAAGGTGCGACGCGCTGGTCAATATTGATCAGGTGGTAGAAGCTGGTGAGACCCGCGCTCGGCGCCCGCAGGATCAACGCCCCCACAGGAAATGCGAAGCGCGCGAGCACAGATGGGCATCGGAGCGACGCCGGCGCCAAAGGCGTTCAGCAACCCGTTGTGCGGACAAACGCTCCTCACGATCAGGCAGCAAGCTCTCGGAGCGTCGAGATGATCGCCTCTGACGGGTATGGCTTGCGGAAGAATCTTGCCCCATCGGGTAGCTCAGAGCCTTCGACCAGATGGGCGGAGACCACAAGGAGCTGGATCGGTGGCCATCTTTCGCGAACGGCTTCCACGAGCCCAATCCCGTCCATCGAGCCAGGCATCCTGACATCCGTAAAGACCACGCAGACATCCTGTCGGGTTTCAAGAATCTTGATGGCCTCATCGGCATTGCCGGCAAGGAGCGGATGCAGCCCCGCATCCTGGACGATGTCGTTCGCCATCAAGAGGAGCATCGGTTCGTCCTCGACGATCAAGTTGCAACTGCCGCGAGGAGAGCTTTGCTCTGGCATATCAGCTCTTTCTAATGCAGGAGACGCCACCCGGTCGGACATCAAGCGATGGCAGCAGCCGACGTTCCGAATGGCCGATTGTTTCTGAGCAGTCTTTGCATCGACAATGCGGCTGACGGTTCCAAGGGTTCACCATGAGGCGCCGCCACTTCCGCCGAATGAGCGTGGAAGTCGCCCCGTCGGCAATGTGCGTCTGGCGACCCTGCCCGCCCATCGCCGCAGGGTGAGCGCGTCGAACGCCACCACCCCTTCCCCTCAGAGCATGACCGTCACCTGTGAGGCAGTCGGATCGAAAAGCACGTGCCTGTTTCTTCGTTGGATGCCACAGAGATCTCGCCGCCATGGGCTTCGACGATCAATTTTGCGATGTAGAGGCCAAGGCCGAGGTGGGTACTGTGCTCTGGCGGACTTCCGTCATCGTGGCCTCGCGTCCAGGATTGGAAGATTGATTTTTGCGCTTCAAGCGGGATTGAGGAGCCGAGATTGTGCACGTTGATGGTCACAGCATCGGGATCGTTACCTGCGACGGTCACTGTGATGGGCGTCGCTACGTCGCCATAATGGACCGCGTTGCCCATCAGGTTGGACAGCACCTGTCCCAGGCGGGCGCGGTCGCAGGAAACCAACGGATCGCCCTTCGTTGCGACTTGAAGTTTCCTATCTGCGTTGACGGCGCGAAACTCATCCGCGATTTCCTGGCACAGAGCCGCAACGTCGTTCTCGGTCTTTGTAACGGGGATTTGAGTGCCGATGGAAGCGTGTGAGATCGAGCAGATCGTTCAGAATTCGCGTCGCCCGCCCTGCGGCCAGCTTGATCTCCGAAACAACCTTGGCCTGCTTCGCGTCGGTTGTCCCCGATCGCTCCATCCACTGAGCGCCCATTGAAACGGCGCCGAGAGGATTGCGCAGGTCGTGGCCGAGGACGCCCAGAAACAGGTTGCACGAGTCATTTATCGTCTTGGTATAGTGGGCCACCGACTCCGTCACGGCCTGATCGATCGCTTCATTGAACCGCGTCAAGTCCTCAATATCGGTGTCCGCAAGGCTTCGATGATGAGCAACCCACTGCTTGACGACGCTTGCGCGAAGCGCCCGGTATTCCGAGATCATCTGGTCGATGTTAAAGCCGTCGGCCAGACGCAGAGCGGCATGGAGCTCAGCCGCGCTTTGAGAAAAGGGGCTATCTTTCGGGCCGTCGCCTCGCGATTTATCAAATCGCTCCCGCGGGGTTTGTGCGGTTTCGAGGTCGTCCGCCACAAACCTAAGAAGATCGAAGATATGATCTTCCAGAGCCAACTTCGTCATCCGATCGCTTGCCGGTGACAGAGTTCGAGCGAACTCCATCCATTCCTTCACGATCGGAGCCTGGTTCTATCGAATGAAGTCAGCCAGGCGTTCGTACTTTGGCCGCTCAGTGGAATTGCTCAAAGCCGCCCCCAAGTAGATGACGCGAGCCCTAGATCGAGCAGGCACAAGCCCGCTGCTCGCGAATGCCGTGCCCTTCCGAAGCGCCGAGCCTAGAGTATAGCCACTGGCTCCCGAGCTGTCACAACTGGCTCCGCCAGCGGGGAGAACCGCGCGACTTTGCGGCCGGAACCTGCGGTACAACGGTCGTTTGGCACTTGCCCTGCAGGACGCGGGGATATCGGAAAGCGATCGTTCCACTCACGTCGCGGGCAGGACCCGGCGCACCTCTGCGTCGATCTGTAGCGGATGCAAGCTACCACCACCATATTGGCCTAGGGGAACCGGCTTCAATGCTTGGTGCTCGAGTTCCGATGGACTATCGAAACGCAGAACAGCTGTTCAGTGCTCGAGCGCACTTCCACTGCCAAATCCGCCCGCTTGCTTGGGAAGACGGATTCCTGGGCGATTCCAGTCAAGGTTTGCATTGCTTTGACTTCGGCGGCTTTCAGATTGGGGAGGGGTAGACCTTCCTCGTCTGCAAAGAAATCGCGACCACTTTGGATGTCAAAGAAATACCGATTCATGGAGCGCTCCAGAAATTGAACACATATTAGTCCCGCCAATCGGTGCGTCGCTTGCCTGAAGACTCGGACATCGATGCGGCTGTCGTCCTGTCACACGATCAGCCTCAACTGTTCGATCTGTCCCGCCGGACCTTGCGAAATTCTTCGGGACCTTTCATCAGCCTGCTCTTCCGGCTTGCCCTGTCTTCGGATGTCGCACCCGTATCGGCCAGCCGGTCGAGCGCGTCAGAGGCAAGCTCCTTTGCGCGGATCCGAGGGCTCTCACGATTCGACTCTGGAGATTCGCGCATAGGCCGATCACGCAGCCCTTCGAGCGCCGTCTTCACCAGCAGTTGTACCGCTTCTGATCGGTTAGGCCTCTGCTTCTGGCTGAGCGCCCATGCGTCAACCTGGTCGAGAAGCTCGGGCGTCAGCCGAACCGCCCGTCCTTGCTCGGCTGTCCCCGCTGACGTCTTCCGCGGAACTGCTTTTGACCTGGACATCTCTGACATCATTGATTGGAGGGCGATAACGGCGATGCCGCGGGAGGAGAGGCGGGAATCCGGCCATTTTCGCTCCCGCCTCCAGCTAATGACCGCGGTCGCTTAGGGTTCCAGTGAACTCCTGCCACGACCGCCCGCTCATCGCACAGCTCCTTGCGCTGTTCTCAAACACGACCAGGGAGCGACGAAGTGCAATTGCCTTCCGGACCATTGCGACGGCAGCGCGTCTGACAGATCGACCGATTGATATCATCTCTGCCTGAAGGACAGCGTGCACCTCCGGAGCTGCAATAGCCACAACTATCTCGACCTGGCAGGGAGCGGACAGACCTTCGATTTGACGCTCGCGAGCCCCGATTTCACTGGCTATTCCCTGCTACGAAGCGCAGCGTCATCCGAACGAAGAGGCTGGCCTTGAACGGAAACACGTTCAGCAGCGAAACCGGTTTTGCAGAAGGGCGCCGTATGACGGATGTCACCAAGGAAGCCCTGGATGGTGCCGCTGCGCGGCATCTCTCTGCTGGCTTCAACTTTCGTGCCTATACGCCGGACAAGATCGCGTACGATCTTATTCGTTGGGATGAGGAGTTCAGACACGCCAATTACACTCAACTGGTCGTAGCCGTGACGCTCTGGCAAAGTAGTTTGTCTGGCTAGCGCAAAGCCAAGAAGGCTCGTCGCGCGGCCTGAACGTGCGGTCGAAGCAGAGCGCAACGTCATTTACACGGTCAATCCGAAGATATAGGGTATGGCTAGAGGTTGGCAGATGCTCACCTTGAAGCTGCCCAGGAAGCAGCGACCTCCGAAGTCGCCGCGCGTCGTCGTAGTAGCAGCTCACGTGCCATCGGAAGGCGCAATCATAAAACTGGATTTTACCAACGTGCGTCAGCAGCGCCGGTGCACGTCCTCATGCGCTCACGAAAGGCAACCATCATGAAGCTTCCTGCAATATTACAAGGCGAGGCGCGGACCCGTTTCCTTCAAGGAATTGCTTTCGGCGCGGTGGCGACGATGGCGATTGGATTTGCCTGGGGCGGTTGGGTCACCGGGGAGTCCGCCAGGGTCATGCGGGTCTCGGCGGAGACCAGTGGCCGGATGTCCGTTCTGGTACCGCGGTGTGTCGCTCAGTTTACAGCCGCGGACGGCGCTCTCGCGAAGTTCAAGGCGACCGGCCCTTATTCCAGAGAAAACGTCGTCAGCGAATTCGTGAAGAGTGTGGCGTCCACGAGCATGGACTACTCATTCGCCAAGGCTTGCGCCACCGGCAGCGAGACGGAGATTGCCAAGACAGCGGCCAAGACCTGATTCCCATTCGGGAGGACAACAGATAGGGCCAGTCGCCCTCGATCGGGCGATCGTCTTTGACCACACCATGCGGGATGGATTCGGCATTCTGGCGGGAAGCTGTTGGACGATTGGCACCTTGTTCAAATTGCCGCCGGCGCCATAAGCCGCAGCAAAGTCATTAGTGAGGCAATGTCCGTTTGGACGCCCGAGAAGACTGAGCGAACAAGCCAAGGCAGACGCTGACAACGACAATTTACAATCCACCACACTATGGCGGCCTGGCCGATACGGCGCTGGTACCGAAGCCCGCGACAAGTACGACACGCTTTTAATCTTCATCACAGAGCCAAGGACGAGTGCTAGGCTCTCCCCATCGCCTTGTGGCGAGATGGTCAAATTTGCTCAGATTCGGTACCGCCGTAGATGTTAACAAAACCTGTCACCGCGAGGCCCTAGGCATTTATCGGTGATGAGAACGCCATCAGTCGCTCTCGCCTGCCTGCTCGTCCTATAAAACGGGAGACGGTGATGCAAAATGGGGCCGGACCTTTTTCAGAGGCTGAGCTGACGATCGTGGAGCGTTATAAGCTCTGAGGACATGGACTTTCCCGAGATCCTCGATTTTCTTGAAGAAATCGAGGACGAGATCAGACGACGGGGTGCCCCCGAGGGAGCGACCGATCGAGAGTAGCAAAAGTCACTTACCAGACCGACCAATTTGCCCTTTGTACCAATGAATTGTGCGACATATCCAATCGTCGATTTACTCAAACGCTCTGACTGGGAGCGGCTTGATGTCCAACGTCGATCTCCTCACGGTGGCAGAACGCGTCCAACTCTTGGTGAACGCAATCAACGGCGGTGCCACGTACCAGTTGCGAAATTTTTCACACCGGCTCAAGCCGCGTGGCTCATCACTGAAGTCGACCCAAACGAGCCCGATCGCCTCTTCGGACTGTGCGACCTCGGTCAGGGGTGCCCGGAACTCGGCTACGTCTTATCTTATTCGATCTGTCGCCTGAGGCAGTTCGTGGGGATCTCAGGGAGTGCGTTTCCTGGTCCGGCGCCGCGTCTGTCCCGCGGCCTTCAAGATGGCGGGTAACGTCGGCGGCACGTCATCCCGGCATCCGTACTCGAACACAATCCCCGGCGGAGACTCGAACCTTCCTTGATGCCGTCGACGTTCACCCCAAGACGCTTGATCTTGTCGTACAAGGTCTGCTTGGGGAGGCCGAGCAGCGCAGCTGTTGCCTGGACGTCGCCCTGCTTGCGGCGCAATGCATCCTCGATGATCAATCGTTCGATGTTCTCGAGCTGGCGAGGCAACGAGACGTCCGCGCCGCCAAGGCCGGATTTGTTGATCGTCTTGCCGTCGAGCACACCCAACACGAAACGGTCGGCGGCATTGCGAAGCTCGCGCACATTTCCCGGCCATGCATAAGCCAGCAGAACAGACGTCGTCTGCTCGTCAAGGATGGGCGCGTCGCGCTCGAACCGCCTGGCAGCTTCGGAGAACCATGGCGGCGATCTGATCCTGGTTCAGGGCCACAGTTCGCCCGGCATCTATGCGCGCGCCTTTCTCGAGGGGCGGCTCAGCGAGAAAACACACCGGCGGAGTTATCCGGAATATCGGACGGCCGCCGCGATGCGTCGCCGACGACCATTGACACGTTCGTCGCCATGTCGGGAAGGTTTTTCAGAGGCTGCGAGAGCGCCGACGCGATCAGATGTAGGCGTGCACCGCCTGCTAAGTATTGGCAAAAACCCGCAGGCGCCGTCTTGCACCAGCTTCCGCCGATCTTCCGAACAAACCTGATTCCGAACCCGCGTCCCGGAGATGGCAGGGTCCTCAACTCGCGCCAGCAGCCTCGGTCCGCTAACTCTTGGGGTACAGCGCAGAAATCGCGGGTTGCCAGGGAAGCAAATCGAGCCCGACATCCTTGGCGTGTTCCAATTTGATGGGCCCATCTGAAGAGCGGCGTCGCAAGGCAAGGCACTTGCCCCTGACTGCGGTTTGATGGCCCCTCACGCAGAAACTGCGGTCAAGACAAAGATCGGCACCAAAATGGCCGGCGCTGATTCCGCTCCCTCGTTGTGAGTCGCGCTCCCTAGCCGAAAGCAGCAACCGTGACCCGCGTGCTTGATCCGCGTTTGCGTCCATCCTTTGCCGCAGCGGGTAAGGCTTGCAGTTATCGTCCCGGCAGAGCCGTGACTTCTCGGGGCGGCTTGATCCGCAAGAACGGATATGCGGCCAGTTCTTTCGAATGCCGCGCGAACATATCGACCCGTCTGCTCGTAAACTCCGTAATGACGCCCAAAAATTCAGTTGGTGACCTGATCGTCGCAAGTCTCAGGCTGAATTCAAAAGCGAATTGCGCGTTGGCCCCGGCTATCTCAAGAAGCTTCGCTTGATACGCCTGCATGTTTGCTGTCGGTAGAGCAAAGCCTTTCGTTGGATCGCTATCCGTCATTCTCTGGCTGCGGTCACCTACTAAGGCATCCGCCTCAGGCTCAATGATGGGAACCTGGTGTTTAGGATCATCATGAAGCTCAGGAGGCGGTTCGACCGAGTCTGCCGCAGCAGAGTGAAGTGAATTGTCTTTCGGGCTTCTAACAATGGCCTGCTTGTTCCGTTGGGCCCGCGCGGCCATTTTCGGGTTGCGGGCGCGCTTTGCCGCTGTCGCCGCTTTGCGTTTGCTCATCTGACGCTCCAAGAAAATGGGGGTGCGACCACAACGGTCATTTCCGAAAGGACAACAGGCTCTGTGACGTGGCGTTCCAAGCCCGTGCACTGTTGGTCG
The genomic region above belongs to Bradyrhizobium arachidis and contains:
- a CDS encoding DUF6894 family protein encodes the protein MNRYFFDIQSGRDFFADEEGLPLPNLKAAEVKAMQTLTGIAQESVFPSKRADLAVEVRSSTEQLFCVSIVHRNSSTKH
- a CDS encoding response regulator, which encodes MIVEDEPMLLLMANDIVQDAGLHPLLAGNADEAIKILETRQDVCVVFTDVRMPGSMDGIGLVEAVRERWPPIQLLVVSAHLVEGSELPDGARFFRKPYPSEAIISTLRELAA
- a CDS encoding helix-turn-helix domain-containing protein; translation: MRELRNAADRFVLGVLDGKTINKSGLGGADVSLPRQLENIERLIIEDALRRKQGDVQATAALLGLPKQTLYDKIKRLGVNVDGIKEGSSLRRGLCSSTDAGMTCRRRYPPS
- a CDS encoding DUF2958 domain-containing protein, whose amino-acid sequence is MNCATYPIVDLLKRSDWERLDVQRRSPHGGRTRPTLGERNQRRCHVPVAKFFTPAQAAWLITEVDPNEPDRLFGLCDLGQGCPELGYVLSYSICRLRQFVGISGSAFPGPAPRLSRGLQDGG
- a CDS encoding sensor histidine kinase, with product MVSCDRARLGQVLSNLMGNAVHYGDVATPITVTVAGNDPDAVTINVHNLGSSIPLEAQKSIFQSWTRGHDDGSPPEHSTHLGLGLYIAKLIVEAHGGEISVASNEETGTCFSIRLPHR
- a CDS encoding cold-shock protein, whose product is MNTGTVKWFNGQKGFGFIQPDQGSQDVFVHISAVERAGMSGLDEGQKVSFDVVADRRTGKSAAENLRVA
- a CDS encoding histidine kinase dimerization/phospho-acceptor domain-containing protein, giving the protein MKEWMEFARTLSPASDRMTKLALEDHIFDLLRFVADDLETAQTPRERFDKSRGDGPKDSPFSQSAAELHAALRLADGFNIDQMISEYRALRASVVKQWVAHHRSLADTDIEDLTRFNEAIDQAVTESVAHYTKTINDSCNLFLGVLGHDLRNPLGAVSMGAQWMERSGTTDAKQAKVVSEIKLAAGRATRILNDLLDLTRFHRHSNPRYKDRERRCGSVPGNRG